From the Bdellovibrio reynosensis genome, one window contains:
- a CDS encoding radical SAM protein yields the protein MINIDTLFLEINSVCNIHCKYCFYEKGELSRSSSRISPTALKVFFESFGENLQIQSVSLSGGEILLHREIEDLLKTVRQFVPHVLIMTNGTLLSSTTIQMLEKYVDEVHVSLDSITSSYHEKQRGLHRKTLNGLELLRASRIPMKTIVMTVSNGNKDQIDEVRKYAKEYSFLFQMHPVDNFNSSTIRRPNTCKSLTKSIMINAKSQIYPCFHLQTDAYLLGDLNNFNFQDFLSRRKDIIAYLLPKLPCYRNRCWPLI from the coding sequence TTGATAAATATTGATACACTTTTTTTAGAAATCAATTCCGTATGCAACATTCATTGCAAATACTGCTTTTATGAAAAGGGTGAATTATCTCGCTCCTCAAGTCGGATCTCACCAACTGCATTGAAAGTCTTTTTCGAGTCTTTTGGGGAAAATCTGCAGATTCAATCGGTAAGCTTAAGCGGTGGAGAAATTCTTCTACATCGAGAAATTGAAGATCTGCTTAAGACCGTAAGGCAATTCGTGCCACACGTTCTAATCATGACAAATGGGACGCTATTAAGTTCAACAACCATTCAAATGCTAGAAAAATATGTTGATGAGGTTCACGTCAGTCTTGATAGCATAACGTCATCTTATCATGAGAAACAAAGGGGGTTACATAGAAAAACTCTGAATGGTCTAGAGCTTCTTCGAGCTTCGCGTATTCCTATGAAAACTATTGTAATGACCGTAAGCAACGGAAATAAAGACCAAATTGACGAAGTGAGAAAATATGCAAAAGAGTATAGTTTTCTATTTCAAATGCACCCCGTAGATAATTTCAACTCGAGTACAATTAGGAGACCCAACACCTGTAAGAGCCTAACAAAATCTATTATGATTAACGCCAAGTCTCAAATATATCCATGCTTTCATCTCCAGACAGATGCATATCTTCTTGGTGATTTGAATAACTTTAATTTTCAAGATTTTTTATCTCGCCGGAAAGACATCATAGCTTATCTTTTACCAAAACTGCCTTGTTACAGAAATCGATGCTGGCCTTTGATATGA
- a CDS encoding MFS transporter, translated as MKKTKSALSLAYFLIFGIAFADMIISPILIIHIRNGLGIDNNGIAWLMSIGCILIALLDYPTSHFADHFNKLLVLAIGTCCLAFSMVGLWLLPSKHFLIASLGLKAFGLASLSGTISAFVFDSIQGDSDKDQLIKRFITRGQLVRQSGIVLAMIIASSLIYFNQSHHIFLISALVYISCAILSTKRLLVSDIKWRSSKKIIEVVNPLPLLSYLVEASKNGAFRWALFLNLLSGVGFTIYITYWQLSAEAGGLKWALGLLTSLGFAASFVVSYILDRISTDKAQLFLGVGIVLFAFGTFCMSIWSFSFIFAVCGFQISLVAGSAIVMGESYRACTDESNSAKFFSLTSTGSEMFSSFILALFSSVALFNDSPTSAFATLLLPFAVILVLAVKRSKEIS; from the coding sequence ATGAAAAAAACAAAAAGTGCCTTATCACTAGCATATTTCTTAATTTTTGGAATAGCGTTTGCTGATATGATAATTAGCCCAATTTTAATAATTCATATTAGAAACGGTCTAGGAATCGACAATAATGGCATCGCCTGGCTAATGAGTATTGGGTGTATCTTGATTGCTCTGCTAGATTACCCGACTTCTCACTTCGCGGATCATTTTAATAAGCTTCTAGTTCTGGCGATAGGCACATGTTGTTTAGCTTTCTCAATGGTCGGATTGTGGCTACTTCCTTCAAAACATTTCTTAATCGCTTCGCTTGGATTAAAAGCTTTTGGCTTAGCGAGCTTATCAGGCACTATCTCGGCATTCGTCTTTGATAGCATTCAAGGTGATTCTGATAAGGACCAACTAATAAAAAGATTTATCACACGAGGACAATTGGTGCGCCAAAGTGGAATCGTTCTAGCAATGATAATTGCTTCCAGTTTAATATATTTCAACCAAAGCCATCACATTTTTCTAATTAGCGCCTTAGTTTATATCTCATGTGCGATTTTAAGCACGAAGCGATTGCTTGTGTCCGATATAAAATGGAGATCTTCAAAGAAGATTATTGAAGTTGTTAATCCACTACCACTTTTGTCCTATTTAGTAGAAGCATCAAAAAACGGCGCTTTCAGATGGGCACTTTTTCTAAATCTGTTATCAGGTGTGGGATTTACTATTTATATAACATATTGGCAACTAAGTGCAGAAGCTGGAGGACTTAAATGGGCACTCGGCCTACTTACTTCACTCGGGTTTGCAGCGAGCTTTGTCGTTTCTTATATTTTAGACAGAATTAGTACCGACAAAGCGCAACTATTTCTTGGAGTGGGCATTGTTTTATTTGCATTCGGAACTTTCTGCATGAGCATTTGGAGTTTCAGCTTTATCTTTGCTGTCTGTGGTTTCCAAATTTCCTTAGTCGCAGGAAGTGCAATTGTTATGGGGGAATCCTACAGGGCGTGTACAGACGAATCAAATAGCGCAAAGTTTTTTTCTCTTACATCTACCGGATCAGAGATGTTTTCCAGTTTTATTTTAGCCCTGTTTTCTTCCGTTGCCCTATTCAATGATAGTCCAACATCTGCATTTGCGACACTTCTACTACCTTTCGCCGTGATCCTTGTACTTGCGGTTAAGCGCTCCAAGGAAATCTCATGA
- a CDS encoding S66 peptidase family protein: MKSQGLIKVTDMFESKDENLERLGDLQLKRLSSDAFFLGIGNKFQKDDHLMALKGGYEAIRHIDKVKELIKVGVKSLSGHSDLTTTLLALMHSPVHAIHGPMFLPDFTESKGVESITWDSYSNLLHSITINRTVHSQFWRPQKQNLFVDWFSKERFRDVRPSVSPREFHLETNITRKFCGIAIGGNLSIFLRQCGTHYLNEFYLQQKNILFLEEWSSPIADVLNMLYYLKLKGTLKNTNLICFGSICPTEYSTSIYDHSIFKEIADLVGVPCVFGVNFGHVQPQYSFLLGKMTQVEVSSSEIEVHQRLDSQNFS, encoded by the coding sequence ATGAAATCTCAAGGTCTAATTAAAGTCACTGATATGTTTGAGTCGAAAGATGAAAATTTAGAACGCCTTGGCGATCTTCAACTTAAACGTCTGAGTAGCGACGCTTTCTTTCTTGGAATCGGTAATAAATTCCAAAAAGATGACCATCTTATGGCGCTAAAAGGGGGATATGAAGCAATTCGTCACATCGATAAAGTTAAGGAATTAATTAAAGTTGGTGTTAAATCGCTAAGCGGGCATAGTGATCTTACAACGACTTTACTCGCTCTAATGCATTCTCCAGTTCACGCCATACATGGCCCCATGTTTCTTCCTGATTTCACAGAATCAAAAGGAGTCGAGTCAATCACATGGGACTCCTACTCTAACTTGCTTCATTCCATAACCATAAATAGGACAGTTCACTCTCAGTTCTGGCGACCGCAAAAACAGAACTTGTTTGTGGATTGGTTTTCTAAAGAAAGATTTAGAGATGTTCGTCCTTCAGTTTCTCCGCGAGAATTTCATTTAGAAACTAACATTACTCGTAAATTCTGCGGAATAGCTATTGGTGGAAACCTTTCGATTTTCTTGAGACAATGCGGAACCCATTATTTAAACGAATTCTACTTGCAGCAAAAAAATATTTTGTTTTTGGAGGAGTGGTCATCGCCAATAGCCGATGTTTTAAACATGCTTTATTACTTAAAATTAAAAGGGACTTTAAAAAATACTAATCTGATCTGCTTTGGCTCAATTTGTCCGACCGAGTACTCGACATCAATTTATGATCACTCGATTTTTAAAGAGATTGCAGATCTGGTTGGGGTGCCATGCGTGTTCGGAGTTAATTTTGGCCACGTTCAACCACAGTATTCATTTTTATTAGGAAAGATGACTCAGGTTGAAGTTTCGAGCTCCGAGATAGAGGTTCATCAGCGCTTAGATTCGCAGAATTTCAGTTAG
- the recA gene encoding recombinase RecA, translating into MAGASVDNKAANNEKMKALELAVSTIEKQFGKGSIMRLGANDSLVKDVEAISTGSLSLDVALGIGGLPKGRIIEVFGPESSGKTTIALSTIAQAQKKGGVVAFVDAEHALDVNYARKLGVNTEDMLISQPDTGEQALEIVETLVRSGAIDVLVVDSVAALVPRAEIEGEMGDSHMGLQARLMSQALRKLTAAINRSNTLVIFINQIRMKIGVMFGNPETTTGGNALKFYSSVRLDVRRVGAIKNGEDVTGNRTAVKVVKNKMAPPFTKVEFDLMYGEGISEEGDILDLAVTANLVEKSGAWFSMNGERMGQGRDQAKNFLKEHPEYKVELRNKILAANGIGKLLVEANGANGEDHEGVEPVEAEEAAPKKAKKGKH; encoded by the coding sequence ATGGCAGGCGCTTCTGTAGACAACAAAGCAGCGAACAATGAGAAAATGAAAGCCCTTGAGTTGGCGGTATCTACTATCGAAAAACAATTCGGTAAAGGTTCCATCATGCGTTTGGGTGCAAACGACAGTCTTGTAAAAGACGTTGAAGCAATCAGCACAGGTTCTTTGAGCTTGGACGTTGCTTTGGGTATCGGTGGTCTTCCAAAAGGTCGTATCATCGAAGTGTTCGGCCCTGAATCTTCTGGTAAAACAACAATCGCTCTATCAACTATCGCGCAAGCTCAGAAAAAAGGCGGCGTGGTTGCTTTCGTAGATGCTGAGCACGCTTTGGATGTTAACTACGCTCGTAAATTGGGTGTGAACACTGAAGACATGTTGATCTCTCAACCAGACACTGGTGAACAAGCTCTTGAGATCGTAGAAACTCTAGTTCGCTCTGGCGCTATCGACGTACTCGTTGTCGACTCCGTAGCAGCTCTAGTTCCTCGTGCAGAGATCGAAGGCGAAATGGGCGACAGCCACATGGGTCTTCAAGCTCGTTTGATGTCTCAAGCTCTTCGTAAATTAACTGCAGCTATCAACCGTTCAAACACTCTAGTTATCTTCATCAACCAAATCCGTATGAAAATCGGTGTGATGTTCGGTAACCCAGAAACGACTACGGGTGGTAACGCTCTTAAATTCTACTCTTCAGTTCGTTTGGATGTACGCCGTGTGGGCGCGATCAAAAACGGTGAAGACGTAACTGGTAACCGTACTGCGGTGAAAGTTGTTAAGAATAAAATGGCTCCTCCGTTCACTAAAGTTGAATTCGACTTGATGTACGGCGAAGGTATCTCTGAAGAAGGCGATATCTTGGATCTAGCAGTGACTGCAAACTTGGTTGAAAAATCAGGTGCTTGGTTCTCTATGAATGGCGAGCGCATGGGCCAAGGCCGTGACCAAGCTAAAAACTTCCTTAAAGAACACCCAGAATACAAAGTTGAACTAAGAAACAAAATCTTAGCAGCTAACGGTATCGGCAAGCTTTTGGTTGAAGCAAATGGCGCTAATGGCGAAGACCACGAAGGCGTAGAACCAGTCGAAGCCGAAGAAGCAGCACCAAAAAAAGCTAAAAAGGGTAAACACTAG
- a CDS encoding CinA family protein, with protein sequence MVLNNEKLQELIRSLRDQKLTVGFAESCTGGALSAFVTEQPGVSDIFLGSVVSYSNEAKVDLLGVRRDTLMNEGAVSELVARQMAQGVRRQLKTDWSVAITGVAGPSGGTTAKPVGTVCFAIVGPSFEDSRKEIFSGDRKAIQQQSVDYAVRWLCEILDNN encoded by the coding sequence ATGGTATTGAATAACGAGAAACTTCAAGAACTCATTCGATCCCTTCGCGACCAAAAACTCACTGTGGGTTTTGCGGAAAGTTGTACTGGAGGTGCACTTTCGGCTTTTGTAACAGAGCAGCCTGGCGTATCTGACATCTTTTTGGGCTCTGTGGTTTCTTACTCTAACGAGGCGAAGGTGGATCTTCTAGGGGTCCGTCGAGACACTCTCATGAATGAGGGTGCGGTGAGCGAGTTAGTCGCTCGTCAAATGGCGCAGGGAGTGCGTCGACAGCTGAAAACTGACTGGTCTGTGGCAATCACAGGTGTAGCAGGTCCGAGCGGTGGAACGACCGCAAAGCCTGTAGGTACCGTATGCTTTGCCATTGTTGGACCAAGCTTTGAAGACTCACGAAAAGAAATATTTTCGGGAGATCGCAAAGCCATCCAACAGCAATCCGTAGACTATGCAGTTCGTTGGCTGTGTGAAATTCTCGACAACAATTAA
- a CDS encoding phosphatidylglycerophosphatase A family protein, translating into MRNFLKQLATLFGVGRFPKGPGTVGTLVTIPLVILLAQAGPLVYMAAIVLLLPVGIAACEFYEQDKGGHDHKEIVIDEVLGFLITMVWLPMTWQAILIGFCVFRLLDITKPFFIGYLDKKIQGGLGVMADDVAAGIIASLIMQVLYTQTNWLGSQILVP; encoded by the coding sequence ATGAGAAATTTCTTAAAACAGTTGGCGACCTTGTTTGGTGTGGGTCGATTTCCTAAAGGGCCGGGGACTGTAGGCACTCTTGTGACTATTCCTCTGGTTATTTTGCTCGCACAGGCAGGGCCGTTGGTTTACATGGCGGCGATTGTTTTGCTGCTCCCGGTCGGTATTGCGGCCTGCGAATTTTATGAGCAAGACAAGGGCGGCCACGATCACAAAGAGATCGTAATTGATGAGGTTTTAGGATTTTTGATTACCATGGTCTGGTTGCCAATGACGTGGCAGGCCATTTTAATCGGCTTTTGCGTGTTCAGATTGCTGGACATTACAAAGCCTTTCTTCATAGGATATTTAGATAAGAAGATCCAAGGTGGACTTGGAGTGATGGCCGATGATGTTGCTGCGGGGATAATAGCAAGCCTCATCATGCAGGTTCTGTACACTCAAACCAATTGGTTGGGTTCTCAAATTCTGGTACCATAA